One window of the Benincasa hispida cultivar B227 chromosome 3, ASM972705v1, whole genome shotgun sequence genome contains the following:
- the LOC120073335 gene encoding uncharacterized protein LOC120073335, producing the protein MLSSDGDADVFFDSEDHLPLEESLVAEEADFSKLGYEIWMSEPQSIKKRRDRFLQEVGLVEFASSSICAQDSEIESSSSSERMELERLTESSGAVSSSDYTPSCNVEDNDLVVCHNEMQTAEFSNEATSQPSSVSNSSFRWCLGEANDEACQDIDVGKKKILTWWRSFKNKAGRRKSTEFSGESKLNPANSKSCRMKVYQHKKRCSEFSALYMKQQICAHKGLIWTMKFSPDGKYLASGGEDGIVRIWHVTYTNASSEFLTSDENYNTKPREGKFSFSSKSSRFATVVIPEKVFQIDESPIQELHGHSSDVLDIAWSSSNCLLSSSKDKTVRLWQIGSDQCLNVFHHKNYVTCIQFNPMDENYFASGSIDGKIRIWGVKKQRVVDWVDIRDLITAISYRPNGKGFAVGSITGTCRFYKTSGDYLHLDAQINLQGRKKASGKRITGIQFCRENSQRVMITSEDSKIRIFEGTEIVSKYKGLSKSGSQMSASFTKNGKHIVSVGEDSRVYMWNYDSLRLPSMKETKSQQSCEHFFSDGVSVAIPWPGIGTEPKCFSNNKPQFSQRKNYQRAASWTRDERFSFGNWFSAEVLRRGSATWPEERLPLWDLPIAEDENGNLQYQDCHQKKLNHHNNVYGHASQLDTWGLVIVVAGLDGTIKTFHNYGLPIKL; encoded by the exons ATGCTGAGCTCTGATGGAGATGCAGACGTTTTCTTTGATTCAGAAGATCACTTGCCATTAGAGGAGTCCTTGGTAGCTGAAGAAGCGGATTTCAGCAAGTTGGGATATGAAATATGGATGAGTGAGCCTCAGAGCATTAAGAAGAGAAGGGACCGTTTTCTTCAAGAAGTTGGTTTGGTCGAATTTGCATCTTCTAGTATTTGTGCCCAGGATTCAGAGATTGAATCTAGTAGTTCGTCAGAGAGGATGGAATTGGAGAGACTTACAGAGTCTAGTGGAGCTGTTTCAAGCTCTGACTATACACCTAGCTGTAATGTGGAGGATAATGATTTAGTAGTATGCCACAATGAGATGCAAACTGCTGAATTCAGCAACGAGGCAACCAGTCAACCGTCTTCTGTTTCCAACTCCAGCTTTCGATGGTGCCTCGGTGAAGCTAATGATGAAGCTTGCCAGGATATTGATGTgggtaaaaagaaaatattgacTTGGTGGAGATCATTTAAAAACAAGGCAGGAAGACGAAAGAGTACAGAGTTTTCTGGGGAATCGAAATTGAATCCAGCTAATTCCAAAAGTTGCAGAATGAAGGTGTATCAACACAAAAAGAGGTGTTCAGAATTTAGTGCATTGTATATGAAACAGCAGATTTGTGCACATAAGGGATTGATTTGGACAATGAAGTTTAGTCCAGATGGTAAGTATTTGGCGAGCGGAGGAGAAGATGGAATTGTACGCATTTGGCATGTAACGTATACAAATGCTTCCAGTGAGTTTTTAACAAGTGATGAAAATTATAACACCAAACCAAGAGAAGGGAAGTTTAGTTTCAGCAGCAAATCGTCAAGATTTGCTACTGTTGTCATTCCTGAAAAGGTTTTCCAGATTGATGAGTCGCCAATACAAGAACTCCATGGACATTCAAGTGATGTCTTGGACATAGCTTGGTCTAGTTCCAAC TGTCTTCTGTCGTCCTCAAAGGATAAAACCGTCCGCTTGTGGCAAATCGGCTCTGACCAATGTCTCAACGTTTTCCACCATAAAAACTATG TGACTTGTATCCAATTCAATCCAATGGATGAAAACTACTTCGCTAGTGGCTCGATTGATGGCAAAATCCGGATTTGGGGTGTGAAGAAGCAGCGTGTTGTTGATTGGGTTGATATCCGAGATCTAATTACCGCTATATCTTATCGACCAAATGGGAAG GGGTTTGCTGTTGGTTCAATTACCGGCACTTGTCGTTTCTACAAAACATCAG GTGATTATCTTCATCTGGATGCACAGATCAATCTTCAAGGTAGAAAAAAAGCCTCGGGCAAAAGGATCACTGGCATTCAG TTTTGCCGGGAAAATTCTCAGAGAGTGATGATAACTTCGGAAGACTCTAAAATACGAATATTTGAAGGAACTGAAATCGTCAGCAAATACAAAG GTCTATCGAAGTCGGGGAGTCAGATGTCTGCTTCCTTTACGAAAAATGGGAAACATATAGTATCGGTTGGAGAGGACTCTCGTGTATATATGTGGAACTACGATAGCCTTCGCCTTCCATCAATGAAAGAAACAAAATCTCAGCAGTCTTGTGAGCATTTCTTTTCTGATGGTGTGTCTGTTGCTATCCCATGGCCTGGCATTGGAACTGAACCAAAGTGCTTCAGTAACAACAAACCACAGTTTTCGCAGAGAAAGAATTACCAAAGGGCTGCTTCTTGGACAAGAGACGAGCGTTTTTCGTTCGGTAATTGGTTCTCTGCCGAGGTTCTACGCCGAGGTTCTGCAACATGGCCAGAAGAGAGACTACCTCTCTGGGATTTACCAATTGCAGAAGATGAAAATGGCAACCTGCAATACCAAGATTGTCATCAAAAGAAACTAAATCATCATAACAATGTCTATGGCCACGCATCTCAACTCGACACATGGGGACTTGTGATCGTCGTGGCTGGATTAGATGGAACTATAAAGACATTCCACAACTATGGATTGCCCATCAAGCTTTAG